The window CAGTCTTGCTCCATTTTCTAAGCACTGCCTTTTGATCTAGGGTCTCTGGGCTGGGCTGTTGCTCCCTGTtgctctgctggcagaggcaaGTGTCTGTAACCTATACCCTGCCGCTGCCCAGTGCATCCTGACAACATTGGACCAGAACTACCTTTTGGCATCTGAGATTTGATTTAAACAGTGCTACATGTCTGTCTGCAGACTGGAGGGACGTTCTGGACGTGAGCACACGTAGTGGGCTGATCCTTGTGGTTGCAGCTTGAGGCGTGCAAGTTGAGAGcttgggggatggaggggggtgacctgtccccTCTGTCAGTGGAACATTGACTGCAGTCAAGCAGTGACTACAACATGCTGCTAACTCTCGGCTGCTGGCTTTAGCGGGGCCTGCTCCTCCTCAGCACAGCAAGTCCATGCTAGGCAGTGGTGCAGCTAGCACAGAGAGATGCCTTTGTCTTTCCGACTACGTTGTGCTCTCACTTATGTGTGGGGTTTCGCTCCATTCTGGCCGCGAATACAGCCCtacttgctgctgctggctgagttGTCCACAGGCAGTAGGTAGGGTCTACAGCTTTCAGAAGTTTTACTTCTGGAGAGTCATGGGCTGTCCCCAAACGGGCAGATCCCTTGTTTGGCATATGTTAACTAAGCCCAGGAAATCCACTTCACACCGACAGCTCTCAGGATGGACCCGTACCTGATCCAAGTGAATGGCCATGGAGATCATGCCCCTGTGCTGGATGTTCATCTCAAGACCAATGGGACCAGCATATCGCTGGGAAAGGTGAAGGGCCGGAAGCCAAGATGGGCTGTCAGGGCTTCTGAAATGTCAAAGACGACTTTCAATCCTGTCCGAGCCATCGTAGACAGCATGAAGGTGGAGCCCAACCCAAAGAAAGCTATGATCTCCTTGTCCTTAGGTGAGCATAGTGCTGTGGCTGAAGCCTCTGGGCAGTGGGGTCGACTGTGTGGCTGGCAGATTGCAGGGCTCTGAAGCACAAAGCTTGTGCGAGCACCCAGGCATAGGCCAGACAACCACACAGCGCTGTGCCTGACACAGATCAGTAAGaacattactatttttaaatcttcaaaaagGAGACCCAACGGTCTTTGGAAACCTTCCCACAAATGATGAGGTCACACGGGCTGTGAAGGAGGTTTTGGACTCAGGACGTTACAACGGTTATGCTCCATCTGTTGGTAAGTTGACAAAGCTCTTCCTGTGAGAGTAGGACGAAGCCATGTGCCAGCTCCTACCCCACAGCAGTTATATGCAGCCCACAGACATCTTTCCAGTAGCACCCATGAGCACACAAGCATGTGTATCCCCCAGATACACCTGAGTCCCGTTCCCCGCACGATCTGTTTGAGGCCCAGAGCCTCCTGCAGAAGCTGTGTTTGCTCCCCCAGCCATTAGAGCAGGTGGGGTTTCAGGCACCCAGCAGGGCTCAGGACTGTGTCTCCCTGCCGTGGGTTGCAGCCAAGTTCCTTTCTGATCTGCCGGGATCAGGACTCCCCCTGGGCTCCCTGACTTCACAGACAACATGAGCCTCGTTTGCAGTTGGTGCAAAAAGCATGCACAGAGCATAGATCATGCCTGTCTCACCGGACACCATGTGGTGACAGGGAGGGCTGCCCCTGTGCCATCACTAAACAGTGAAGGCCATGTCATAGCACTTGGCCTCCTGCTGGGTcagagcagctccctggctgCCCTCCACCCTGCTCCTGTCCGTTCTGTGTCCAGGACGTGCtggggccagagcctgcctccctgccccggggcctGTCCCTGCTGTTGGCCTGCCTGGCCCAGCCTTGGGGCTGCACGGTGCTTGGCCTGAGGCAGGACAGTCTCTGTCGCCTTGGGACAGTGTCACTAACAAACAGGCTTCCCCCAGCTGGGTGGCAGCTGTGAGCCTTGTActggcaagaaaaaggaaatggtctGTAAAAACCTCCCTTCCGTGTTTGGCTCCTCTTTCCCCAGGCTACCAGTCCTGCCGGGAAGCAGTGGCCGCGTACTACAACTGCCCAGAGGCACCACTGGAGGCCCAGGTACTGGTGCCCGGCTGAGGCACTCCCGCTGTagcgcaggcagggtgctgctgcccaTGGCTGGACCCCACGGCACGGGCGCCCTGCGCtagctctctccctcccctgcccagctgtgggACTGAAGGCTAGCCCACGGCCTTGTCCCACAGTGGCCTCCTGCTGCTCTCACCCCCTGCCCTGAGCCCTTCTCCACCCTCCTCAGGAGAAGGCTGAGCTCTCCAGCTGTTGGAGGTTTCCTGCAGTCAGGAGGTTTCCTGCAGGAGGCTTCAGTCAGGCTCTGGACTTGTCTTTTTGGCCGAGAAGCTCtcacctggcagagcctgggcatTATGTCACTCCCACGTGGCTAGGGCACTTCAGAGTGGCTGTGCTTTCCGCTGACACCTGTGTGCTCTTTACAGGACGTCATCTTAACGAGTGGCTGCAGCCAGGCCATAGAGCTTGCCTTGGCAGTGCTGGCCAACCCAGGCCAGAACATCCTGGTGCCACGGCCTGGCTTCTCCCTCTACAAGACTCTGGCATTGTCTATGGGGATTGAGGTCAAACTCTACAACCTCTTGGTAAGTGGTGGCAGGACTGGAAGGGGCAGCCCTGATATTTCTGCCTCTCAGAAAtaccctggccctgcctgggaaGTGGGTGAAGATGACCTGAGCAACCCCGGGCACCCTGTCACACCTCACTCTGTGTGGCAAGTCCCGTTCCTCAGGCGTTActtccccttctcttcacttCACTAGCCAGAGAAGGCCTGGGAAATTGATTTGAAGCACTTGGAGTCTCTGGTGGATGAGAAGACAGCTTGCCTCATTGTGAACAACCCGTCAAACCCCTGTGGCTCTGTGTTCAGCAAGAGCCACCTCCAGAAGATCCTGGCAGGTGAGCCTGCCTGTGTGTATGTGGGGCGTGGTTGCAGTCTAGTGTCTGCCCACATTGCCCACGTCTTGATCACCATGGCCCAGGGCTTTGCTCCTCTCCTCATCACTGACTCCAGCTCAGGAAGCAGGGCTCGGTCGGTGTGAAGGTGTTGCCTTATCTGGGCGAGAACAGGCAGAGCGTGTGTCTCGCTCTTCCTCAAACGCTCTGTGTGGCTTGGACTGCTCGTCTGTCCGCTCTGGCTCCGCAGAGGGAGAGCGTTCCCAGGGAGCCCTACGCTTCCTGAGCCCTGGCCTGTCGGTgggagggctgtgctgcctgccccccCAGGTGAGAGCAGAACTAGGCTCAGCCAGGGCAGGGATCTCCAATGCTTGGGCTTTCCGAATGAACGGTCTGTAGGGGGAAGATAGGGACCCTCTGCCCTGGGACAGAGCTTCCCTCAGagccctgccaggccctgcagCAAAGGGCAAGTCTGCTCCCACGGAGGGTGCCGGGTGGCCAGGCTGAATGCCCTCTCTCCCACAGTGGCATCAAGACAGTGCGTGCCCATCCTTGCTGACGAGATCTATGGAGACATGGTGAGTGTCAGCTGCGGTCCTTTGCACCCCCACGCTGCCTGTCCTTTCTGAGGCACTTGCCCTTTGGCCATGGCAGCCAGGTCTCCAGAGGTGAGCGGCAGCTCCACTCCCCTATACTGTGCCCGGGTCCGCGCCTGGAGCTCCCAGTCCTCTGGTGTGCAGTCCTGGGGGTACCTCTCATGTCcagctcctttcctcttcccaaacGGGTCGCTTTCGTGTGAGTGCGCTTACCATGTTCATACCTTGAAGCTGGGAGCTTTCGCCATCAATTTCCCGTGGCTTCCCTGCCTCCCTTCTTGTTGTGCCTCTTGCACGCCCCCACAGCTCTCACAGTAAGAGGTAGGGACAGCCCTAACACAGCCTCCTGTCACAGGTGTTTGCTGACTGCAAATATGAACCCATTGCAACTCTCAGCACCAATGTGCCAATCTTGTCCTGCGGTGGCTTGGCAAAGCGGTGGCTAGTCCCTGGCTGGCGGATGGGCTGGATCCTAATTCATGACAGGAGAGACATCTTCGGTAATGAGGTGAGGACTGCCGAGTGTCGCTGTCCTGGCAACAGCCCTGCAGTGTCTTCAGTGTGTGGGTCGCCAGGGCTTTAACTGATACACGCATGTACTGCTCTTTTGCTCTCACGTGGGCGTCACCCAGTCGCTTACATGCTTTTCGGCACCTCTAGGCTTTTCATGTCCCTTCCTTACTCCACCTGCTCCCATACACGGCCTTCTACCCACATCTGCACTGTAACACGCTCCTTGTCTCCGCTGCTCCTCCGTATATGCCTTGTCCTTTTTGTGTGCTCCTAATTCTTTCTCCTCTCAAATAGCTCCAGTGTGCGCTGAAGGTATTGCATGGCTTATCCAGCACGTGGAGTCCACCTGTGGTCTCTATGTGCTCTTATATGGTTTCTCTCAAAAGTAAGTACAAAGCACCTCGCAGCGCTGCCAGTGCTTTACCTGGCTATTTGTTCAGCTGTGTTACAAGGACAACCATCTACTACAGTGACCCTTCCACCTAGAGGGCTttctgcagaggaagagggagaagagaggaccAACTGAGTGAGCAGAAGAGCTAATGCTGGTTGTCCCTACCTGGCTTTGAAAGTGTGGATTGTGGGCCCAAACCTAAGGGAAACGCAAAGTGGTATTTGGAACAGCTCTGGCTTTATCTGTAGTAGCTATATTCCAGCCTGGCTTGAGTCAGATTGGGAAGCTCCAAAGGTTGTCTCTGTTGGTGTTACAATCTGCAACTGAGGAAGAGAGAATGACACTGTAAACGGTCTGCAAATACCTGGCATATAGTCAAGCAAATGGTCTTTAGTACTCTGTATGCTCCCTGAAGAGAGGGGTGTGAACAGCTGTAGAAATACAGAGTAGGCCTTGGAGCTGTCCCTTTCCTTCAGGGAAGCACGTCCTGAGCAGCAAATATCACCGTGTTTTTTCAGATCAGGGATGGCCTTCTAAGACTGAGTCAAAGGATCCTAGGACCCTGTACAATTGTTCAAGGAGCACTGGAACGTATCTTGCACCGAACACCCCCTGAGTTCTACCACAACACCCTCAGCATCCTCAAGGTAAACAGGCTGTAACAGGTCAGCACGGTTTGTTCGTGGATTGTTTGGAGAGTCGTATCTTTTCAGCTCATCATCCCTCCCCGCCCTGCTTCAAGGTGCAGTTCTGTCTGTGACTAGGAGAGCCCAACAAATCCAATTCCAGCAGGAGACATGGTAATTGGGGCAGAAATACTGGCTGTGATAAGGTtcaggcagcccagccctgcagctggagctggtgacCCAGGGGATGGGATGTTTGGCACTGACTTGCTGAGCTCAGCTCAGTCTCACCTGCTGTGCTCAAGGCCATGATCACCCatgctgtttgcatttgttgTCCCTTTATTTGCAGTGGGCAAACCTGTTTATAGTCCTGGTCCAGAGCTTGGCTTCCATTTGCTGAGCTGCTTCCTGGAATTTCTCCTGTTTTGAAAtgtctcctttctgctttgcagtcCAATGCTGACCTTTGTTATGCTGCCTTATCTGCTATCCCTGGCCTCCAGCCTGTCCGGCCCGCCGGAGCCATGTACCTCATGGTAAGCAAGGAGAGTGACGTGCCATTTCCAGATCATCAACACTCACACCAGGTCTCGTTGCCAATGCTTGTCAACGGTTTCAGACTGGTGCTTGGCACCAGGTCTCCGTTACCGTGCATTTTCACATTGCCCTGGGCAGCAGACGCATCCCTTGGTCACTTTAGAAGGCCAGAATATGTTGTTGACTTCTCGCAGAGCAGAGGCTGGTACATTAGCCCACTTGCTCCTGCACAGAGCTCAATGACTTGTACTTTGCAAGACAACGTTGTTTTGCCTGGATTTGAAGCCTGCTGGCAATGGGAAGCCCCTACGCCACAAGTCAGATTATCATATCTCCTGTTGAAGATGTAGCCTTCTTCCTACTAGGATGTCTGTCTTCTGCCTATGCTGTTGcctctttttctgccttcttccgtacctgggtttttttaactttttatgatgtggtgaaatttcctttttcatctcagTGAGCTCGATTGAGACATTTAAGTCGCTTAagtttaacactttttttttttttttttggtctcataGTGTCTCCAGtttttcatcagcttttaaaaatgtggaccCAGAACTGGAGAATACTGCAATATCAGTCTCACTCATGTTCTATAGATAAGCCTCTATCAGTTGACCCTGTTTCCAGTCTTACGCAGAGCTACACAGGTCATTCTGCTCATGCTCTTTGTGTAGAGGCGCAGCTCTGAGATTCTTTCACACCTATTGTATTTCTGCTGCATCTGAACATTTAGTTCAAATTGAATCATCGGGtaaaatttttcttccactggCTCTTTCAGAACTTCTGCATACAAATTATCTCTCGCCTGGTTtgtttaagaatattttcatgaGATGTTTAAAGTAATCTTTGGTTGTAAACAAGTGGCCAGGATATCACTGTCCTTATGTGATAAAGGGACAGCCTCCTCCTTTCCAAATACAGAACGGAAATATTTATTGACCATTTTGGCACTTCAGTGTCGTTTTACCAATTATATCATCCTgcaaggatttattttgtttgtgatgTTCTAGAACTTGctatctttggggtttttttaaaccaaaacattcgtttgtctttttcttaccatATGGATTTCTTGCATGACAGACTTATTAATGTATATTGACTAGAGTTCTCTCCCAAGCTCTTTTTCAAGATCTTGTTTATTCCTTTTCACTTCTAATTGGTTACTGTATCTTTGCcatcatttttttttactaaagttGTCCTTAACTGAAATTCCAGCTTTACATAGTTCATGAATACTTCTTAAAAGAAGCCCCAGTTTTCATTTATATGTTTCTGTTTGTGTCTTACATTCCAGTCAGCCCAAATCATGAGCAAAAATTGAGGGCAGACCGCTGCCCTTGACTGGGAAGTTGTGGGGCCACGTGGGTAAGCAGGGACACTGCAGATAGTTTTGGTGCCTTTGGTTGCCATGTTACATCCCTCTGCTGCAGGTTGGAATTGAGATGGAGCATTTCCCCGAGTTTGAAAATGATGTGGAGTTCACTGAGCGACTCATCTCGGAGCAGTCTGTGTTCTGCTTGCCAGCTACGGTGAGCCTACCGCTGAGAGCcccggggagcctggggacagaagCGACAGGGGTTTGCAGCCCTGAgctctggggacaggctgggagtTGTGCGTGCCGTGTCCGTGGTCTGTAATGGTGTGTATGTGCTGGCCGTGAGCTCCAAGTGCAGTGTGTAGGGATGGGGACTGGCGGTCTCTGGCCCACTAATAGCTCTCAGTCAGGCTGCCAGGATCTTCCCAGCTCCAGGCTTGCTCTGTATTTCTCAAGTTGGCAGAGCTGTATCCCTGAACCCCATGTACCCCCATACCTCCTTGCTGAAGCCGCTCCCTCAGAGGCCCGGGACTGCTACTGCCTATGTTCCTTTCTTCGCCCTATTTCCAGTCCCCCACCCCTGTAGGCACTAGGACAGACAACAGGCTGAGAACATCTgtgccctgtgcccccctcctTCCAGCTCCACTTCCAGCACTGAATACGCACGGGGCCTTGGATACTCTCCAGCCCTCTCCTTCCCTAGCTCCTTCCAGCCCATCCCCTGGATCCTGCGTAGTCCACGCAGAGTCCTTTGGCC is drawn from Mycteria americana isolate JAX WOST 10 ecotype Jacksonville Zoo and Gardens chromosome 8, USCA_MyAme_1.0, whole genome shotgun sequence and contains these coding sequences:
- the LOC142413698 gene encoding tyrosine aminotransferase-like: MDPYLIQVNGHGDHAPVLDVHLKTNGTSISLGKVKGRKPRWAVRASEMSKTTFNPVRAIVDSMKVEPNPKKAMISLSLGDPTVFGNLPTNDEVTRAVKEVLDSGRYNGYAPSVGYQSCREAVAAYYNCPEAPLEAQDVILTSGCSQAIELALAVLANPGQNILVPRPGFSLYKTLALSMGIEVKLYNLLPEKAWEIDLKHLESLVDEKTACLIVNNPSNPCGSVFSKSHLQKILAVASRQCVPILADEIYGDMVFADCKYEPIATLSTNVPILSCGGLAKRWLVPGWRMGWILIHDRRDIFGNEIRDGLLRLSQRILGPCTIVQGALERILHRTPPEFYHNTLSILKSNADLCYAALSAIPGLQPVRPAGAMYLMVGIEMEHFPEFENDVEFTERLISEQSVFCLPATCFEYPNFFRVVITVPEEMILEACSRIQEFCEMHYQGAEGAQDLECDK